The Ancylobacter sp. WKF20 genome contains a region encoding:
- a CDS encoding NAD-dependent epimerase/dehydratase family protein yields MRVLVLGGCGFIGSHVVDAMLAANLSVRVLDRGPEKFRAPLEGVDYVFADFRDTNRLYESLVDVDVVVHLISATVPGTAALDPQADVRDNLLPAIAVLEAMLKLSVRKIVYASSGGTVYGVPEVVPTPETHPLRPVNSYGIVKVAIESYVEMYARAHGMAATIIRPSNPYGPRQGHTGVQGVVTTFMNRVLNGEPIQVWGDGSVVRDYVYVEDLAALCAAAVVAGQGGTFNAGSGVGVSINEVIAGLREVTGRELRVNYQPGRSIDVPRSVLDIQAAKRQLGWEPHVSFREGLERLWRWIRQNNAPLSHPR; encoded by the coding sequence TTGAGAGTTCTCGTTCTCGGTGGCTGCGGTTTCATCGGCTCGCATGTCGTCGATGCGATGCTGGCGGCGAACCTGAGCGTTCGCGTCCTGGATAGAGGGCCGGAGAAGTTCCGAGCGCCTCTCGAGGGCGTCGATTATGTGTTTGCGGACTTTCGGGACACCAATCGTCTCTACGAGTCGCTGGTCGACGTTGATGTCGTCGTTCACCTGATCAGTGCCACCGTTCCCGGCACCGCTGCGCTCGATCCGCAGGCGGATGTCCGCGACAATCTGCTTCCGGCGATTGCCGTTCTGGAGGCGATGCTCAAGCTTTCGGTGCGAAAGATCGTTTACGCCTCATCGGGCGGCACCGTTTATGGTGTGCCGGAGGTTGTGCCGACGCCGGAAACGCACCCGCTAAGGCCGGTAAACTCCTATGGAATCGTCAAGGTTGCCATAGAGAGCTACGTGGAGATGTATGCGCGCGCCCATGGCATGGCGGCGACGATCATCCGTCCCTCCAACCCCTATGGGCCGCGGCAGGGGCACACGGGCGTTCAGGGCGTGGTGACCACCTTCATGAACCGCGTGTTGAACGGCGAGCCCATCCAGGTGTGGGGCGATGGAAGCGTCGTACGCGACTACGTCTATGTCGAGGATCTGGCGGCGCTCTGCGCCGCTGCCGTGGTCGCGGGCCAGGGCGGGACATTCAATGCCGGAAGCGGTGTCGGTGTTTCCATCAACGAGGTAATCGCGGGCCTTCGTGAGGTCACCGGCCGCGAGTTGCGCGTGAACTACCAGCCGGGTCGCTCAATTGATGTGCCTCGGTCCGTTCTCGATATTCAGGCCGCGAAGAGGCAATTGGGTTGGGAGCCGCATGTGTCGTTCCGCGAAGGGCTGGAGCGGCTTTGGCGGTGGATCCGACAGAATAACGCCCCTCTCTCGCACCCGCGCTGA
- a CDS encoding methyltransferase domain-containing protein, which produces MDDLASIYRERFANTGLEKRQRVWRILCNDFFSTMIKPTDTVLDLACGYGEFINNIKAGRKFAVDLNPDSPAHLAADVSFASASANDLFFIPDNTLDVAFTSNFLEHLPDKAACNAVLKEVLRKLKPGGRFIILGPNIRYAYKEYWDYYDHYLPLSHLSLSEGLLINGYELERVIDRFLPYTMNNSTPTHDLLIRAYLALPLAWKIMGKQFLVVARKRSAS; this is translated from the coding sequence ATGGACGACCTCGCCAGTATTTATCGTGAGCGTTTCGCGAATACCGGACTGGAAAAGCGTCAACGGGTCTGGCGCATCCTCTGTAACGACTTCTTTTCGACGATGATCAAGCCGACCGACACGGTTCTCGATCTGGCGTGCGGCTATGGGGAATTCATCAATAATATTAAGGCAGGCCGCAAATTCGCCGTCGATCTGAACCCGGATTCACCCGCACATCTGGCGGCGGACGTATCCTTTGCCAGCGCGTCGGCCAATGATCTCTTCTTCATTCCCGACAACACGCTCGACGTCGCGTTCACCTCCAACTTCCTGGAGCACCTGCCGGATAAGGCGGCGTGCAACGCGGTACTCAAGGAGGTTCTTCGCAAGCTCAAGCCCGGTGGCCGCTTCATCATCCTCGGACCCAATATCCGCTATGCCTACAAGGAATACTGGGACTATTACGACCACTACCTCCCGCTGTCGCACCTGTCGCTCAGCGAGGGTCTGCTGATCAATGGCTATGAGCTCGAGCGCGTCATTGACCGGTTCCTGCCTTACACAATGAACAACAGTACACCGACGCATGACCTGCTGATCCGCGCTTACCTCGCCCTGCCATTGGCCTGGAAAATCATGGGCAAGCAGTTCCTCGTCGTGGCGCGCAAGCGGAGCGCTTCGTGA
- a CDS encoding ABC transporter substrate-binding protein translates to MALLVLTASREPVLAQSAPTPRDTSRIVAIGGAVTEILYALGAGDRIVAIDTSSTYPPEALKTKPNVGYMRALSPEGVLSAGPSLIIALEGAGPPDAVKVLKGAAVPFETVPEPRDAGNVVANIRRVADLAGVPERGAALAQAVEQDFAALAALRARITTPRSAAFVLSASGTAPVVGGAHTSADAIFALAGVENAMRAVNGYKPAVDEAVLGAQPYAIILMKDSNHAVGDDAIAAMPAFAGSPAAAARRLYRMDGGYLLGFGPRTPQAARDLAALIYPELELATLPSHPWTAPAAP, encoded by the coding sequence ATGGCTCTCCTGGTCCTGACAGCCTCGCGCGAACCCGTGCTGGCTCAATCCGCCCCCACGCCGCGCGACACCTCACGCATCGTCGCCATTGGCGGCGCTGTGACCGAGATTCTCTATGCGCTGGGAGCCGGCGATCGCATCGTGGCGATAGACACATCCAGCACCTATCCACCCGAGGCCCTGAAGACCAAGCCGAATGTCGGCTACATGCGCGCCTTGTCGCCGGAAGGCGTGCTGTCGGCGGGACCAAGCCTCATCATCGCACTTGAGGGCGCGGGGCCGCCGGACGCCGTGAAGGTTCTCAAAGGCGCCGCCGTGCCCTTCGAGACCGTCCCTGAGCCACGGGATGCCGGCAATGTCGTTGCCAATATCCGCCGGGTGGCTGACCTTGCCGGCGTGCCGGAACGGGGCGCCGCGCTGGCGCAGGCGGTTGAGCAGGATTTCGCCGCGCTCGCCGCCCTGCGGGCCCGCATCACGACCCCACGCAGCGCCGCCTTTGTCCTGTCGGCCTCGGGAACAGCACCGGTGGTCGGCGGCGCGCATACGAGTGCCGACGCGATTTTCGCGCTGGCGGGCGTCGAGAACGCCATGCGCGCGGTCAATGGTTACAAGCCCGCGGTTGACGAGGCGGTTCTCGGCGCCCAGCCCTATGCGATCATCCTGATGAAGGACAGCAACCACGCGGTGGGCGATGACGCGATCGCCGCCATGCCGGCCTTTGCCGGCTCGCCCGCAGCGGCGGCCCGGCGGCTCTATCGGATGGATGGCGGCTACCTGCTGGGATTTGGCCCACGCACGCCCCAGGCGGCCCGCGATCTCGCGGCCCTGATCTACCCGGAGCTGGAGCTGGCGACCCTCCCGAGCCATCCCTGGACCGCGCCCGCGGCGCCGTAG
- a CDS encoding NAD(P)/FAD-dependent oxidoreductase, with protein sequence MTRVVVIGAGLMGLAAAWEAVRRGHSVDLVEADVHAGGMAAHFDFDGVSIERFYHFVCKSDAPTFEMMAELGIGDKMRWRDTSMAYRMAGALHKWGDPVSLLTFPHLTLVEKFRTGLQMFLATKARSFASIEHLTSRQWIERGSGKAVYAKMWKRLQELKFYEYADHVSASWIATRVRRIGNSRRSLFHEQLGYIEGGSQTLVDALVSAFMAKGGRLHLATPAEQVLTADGRVTGVRAGGKEFPADAVISTVPTPLISTLVPALPEADKNRYDAIENIGVVCLLFKLRKSVSPHFWINIVEPDIEIPGIIEFSNLRPLPQTMVYVPYYMPVTHPKWSSPDAAFTAEAFGYIKRLNPAITDDDLIDAKVGRLRYAQPVCGPNFQQMIPPVQTALAGLQIADTCYYYPEDRGIAESIRLGRAMAQVIR encoded by the coding sequence TTGACACGGGTCGTGGTGATCGGAGCCGGCCTGATGGGCCTTGCCGCAGCCTGGGAGGCTGTCAGGCGCGGCCATTCGGTCGATCTGGTGGAGGCCGACGTGCACGCCGGCGGCATGGCCGCGCATTTCGATTTCGACGGCGTGTCGATCGAGCGCTTCTATCATTTCGTCTGCAAGTCGGACGCGCCCACCTTTGAGATGATGGCTGAACTCGGCATCGGCGACAAAATGCGGTGGCGCGACACGTCCATGGCCTATCGTATGGCTGGAGCGCTCCACAAATGGGGCGACCCGGTCTCGCTACTGACCTTCCCGCACCTGACCCTCGTGGAGAAATTCCGCACGGGACTGCAGATGTTCCTCGCCACCAAGGCGCGCAGCTTCGCGTCCATCGAACATCTGACATCCCGCCAATGGATCGAGCGCGGATCCGGCAAGGCCGTCTACGCCAAAATGTGGAAGCGGCTTCAGGAGCTCAAATTCTACGAATATGCCGACCATGTCTCAGCCTCCTGGATCGCGACGCGGGTGCGGCGCATCGGCAATTCCCGTCGCAGCCTGTTCCATGAGCAACTCGGCTATATCGAGGGTGGGTCGCAGACTCTCGTGGACGCCCTGGTCAGCGCATTCATGGCCAAGGGCGGGCGTTTGCACCTCGCGACCCCCGCGGAACAGGTTCTGACAGCCGACGGGCGCGTCACTGGCGTGCGGGCGGGTGGCAAGGAATTCCCCGCCGACGCCGTGATCTCAACTGTGCCGACGCCGCTGATCAGCACCCTCGTCCCCGCTCTACCGGAGGCCGACAAGAACCGCTACGACGCCATCGAGAACATCGGCGTGGTGTGCTTGTTGTTCAAACTCAGGAAGTCGGTGAGCCCGCATTTCTGGATCAATATCGTCGAGCCAGACATCGAGATACCCGGGATCATCGAGTTCTCCAATCTGCGCCCGCTACCGCAGACAATGGTATACGTGCCCTATTACATGCCGGTTACGCATCCGAAGTGGAGCTCGCCAGATGCAGCGTTCACGGCGGAAGCTTTCGGCTACATCAAGCGGCTGAATCCGGCGATCACCGATGATGACCTGATCGACGCCAAGGTAGGCCGCCTGCGTTACGCTCAACCCGTCTGCGGTCCGAACTTCCAACAGATGATCCCACCCGTGCAAACTGCCCTTGCCGGGCTGCAGATTGCCGACACCTGTTATTACTACCCCGAGGATCGGGGCATCGCCGAAAGCATCCGTCTGGGCCGCGCCATGGCGCAGGTCATCCGATGA
- a CDS encoding glycosyltransferase, producing MPLDETQIADIVRLQGHPALWMPTRTGSMSAWWGHVPFAHWIVSELRPRCIVELGTHNGVSFAAFCEAVLRQHLSCRCYAVDTWQGDDHAGRYGEGVFADLQPFIATRFGSFAELMRMTFDEALPYFADGFVDLLHIDGLHTYEAVKADFEGWLPKMSERGVILFHDINVRERGFGVWRLWEELRTIYPSFEFLHGHGLGVLAVGREAPDIMGLLAGLETDDTNAVQDFFAQLGSRWITADLLERQRDVGHTTSSEFGGATLPQDILMRSRWLLALFSQNYRDSLPRARPVDAAAISLQKATVHNALVVAGQQAHSIKRRKSWQKWIPKSLQARFKSSAVPSLPTGLEGLSQEDIERVVAAFDPSYYLDTYPDVAAAGLNPFQHFLTHGWREGRNPQADFVTSYYLDRWPDIREGGINPFIHWVLHGKAERRQAAPPGGVSSFRPKISAIVPNYNHARFLPQRIESILAQTYSNIEIIILDDSSTDGSQSIIQSYCAEYPDRIRCVLNSVNSGGVFHQWQKGVESSRGDLIWICESDDFCEPDFVEKLYGEFVDMSVMIAFGRILYVDEGGNFQDGMDAYREGAEAGIWERRLVRPAADWFAKGFGVNNVIANVGGCLFRRVDICPEVWSEAKTYRVAGDWFLYLQISAGGQIAWRPDAVSYFRRHGNNTSSTGIYRADFYQELERFMLKLCSTWEVLDETLRKFYENMLGQFTWLELDKKFGPLDGLLNHAKLRRQKRIKNHVLIASYGFVPGGGELFPINLANSLFDLGWNVSFVCFELSHVNPELRSALNPSIPVYSKEVIQKYGVDRFLREAGVTLVHSHNVGSEIHFFEQWNMQGGVPYLVTLHGSYEASDLERERLAELAAKVDHFVYTAERNRTFLRELQVPASRFQKLPNAMPLDERPFPETRAELGIREDAVVFTFVARGIPSKGWEPCIKAFQSVRKAHAGRSLHLLLCGDGEEHERLAPLYGADPDITFLGYQSHIAGLYRLSDVAVVPTRFPGESFPLCIIQALQCGRPVVASDVGEISNMVSPEGQDAAGVVIPADADDQRFVAVLADAMQAMIDDAQRARYSDAAKHLGSSYDMVALAREYANTYQNLVAEHRTGPAEISRSD from the coding sequence ATGCCTCTCGACGAGACGCAGATTGCCGATATCGTCCGGCTCCAAGGCCACCCGGCGTTGTGGATGCCGACGCGAACGGGATCAATGAGCGCCTGGTGGGGGCATGTTCCCTTCGCTCACTGGATAGTCTCGGAGCTCCGACCGCGCTGCATCGTGGAGTTGGGCACGCATAACGGCGTCTCGTTCGCCGCTTTCTGCGAGGCCGTGCTGCGCCAGCATCTGAGCTGTCGCTGCTATGCCGTCGACACCTGGCAAGGTGACGATCATGCGGGCCGTTATGGTGAGGGCGTGTTTGCCGATCTGCAGCCCTTCATCGCCACGCGCTTTGGCTCGTTCGCCGAACTGATGCGCATGACCTTCGATGAGGCGCTGCCCTATTTTGCCGACGGCTTTGTCGATCTCCTGCATATCGACGGCCTGCACACCTACGAGGCGGTGAAAGCCGACTTCGAGGGCTGGCTACCCAAAATGTCCGAGCGGGGTGTCATCCTGTTCCACGACATCAATGTTCGCGAGCGAGGCTTCGGTGTGTGGCGGCTCTGGGAGGAGCTGCGCACTATCTATCCGTCCTTTGAGTTTCTGCACGGGCACGGGCTCGGCGTCCTCGCCGTCGGCCGTGAGGCGCCGGACATTATGGGCCTCCTCGCAGGTTTGGAGACAGACGACACCAATGCTGTGCAGGATTTCTTCGCGCAGCTCGGGAGCCGATGGATCACGGCGGATCTGCTCGAGCGCCAGCGGGACGTTGGTCACACGACCTCATCCGAGTTCGGCGGAGCGACGCTTCCGCAGGATATTTTGATGCGGTCTAGGTGGCTGCTTGCTTTGTTCAGCCAGAACTATAGGGACAGTCTTCCGCGTGCGCGACCAGTAGACGCTGCGGCCATTAGCTTGCAGAAGGCCACCGTGCATAATGCGTTGGTCGTTGCCGGGCAGCAGGCCCATTCAATCAAGCGTCGTAAGTCGTGGCAGAAGTGGATTCCCAAATCTCTGCAGGCCCGTTTTAAGTCCTCAGCAGTCCCTTCGCTTCCAACCGGACTTGAAGGGTTGTCACAAGAAGACATCGAGCGGGTCGTCGCGGCTTTCGATCCGTCGTATTATCTCGATACGTACCCGGACGTCGCTGCGGCCGGGTTGAATCCCTTTCAGCACTTCTTGACCCATGGCTGGCGAGAGGGACGGAATCCGCAAGCGGATTTCGTCACGTCCTACTATCTCGATCGCTGGCCGGACATTCGGGAAGGGGGCATCAATCCGTTCATTCACTGGGTGCTTCATGGCAAAGCTGAACGGCGGCAGGCCGCACCACCTGGCGGTGTGAGCAGTTTCCGGCCGAAAATCAGCGCCATCGTCCCCAATTACAATCACGCGCGCTTCTTACCGCAGCGTATCGAATCGATCCTCGCTCAGACATACTCAAATATCGAAATCATCATTTTGGATGATAGCTCAACGGACGGTAGCCAGAGCATCATTCAATCATACTGCGCCGAGTACCCTGATCGCATTCGATGTGTTCTGAATAGCGTCAATTCGGGGGGCGTGTTCCATCAATGGCAGAAGGGTGTCGAGAGCAGCCGCGGAGATCTGATATGGATCTGCGAGAGCGATGATTTCTGTGAGCCCGATTTTGTGGAGAAGTTGTACGGCGAATTCGTCGATATGAGCGTGATGATTGCCTTCGGTCGCATACTGTACGTCGACGAAGGGGGTAATTTTCAGGACGGTATGGACGCTTATCGCGAGGGCGCCGAAGCCGGCATTTGGGAGCGCCGCCTTGTCCGGCCTGCGGCTGATTGGTTCGCGAAAGGCTTTGGGGTCAATAACGTTATTGCTAATGTTGGGGGCTGCCTTTTCCGGCGTGTCGATATTTGCCCAGAAGTCTGGAGCGAAGCGAAAACCTATCGCGTCGCCGGCGACTGGTTCCTATATTTGCAGATCTCGGCTGGTGGACAAATTGCCTGGCGGCCTGATGCCGTATCCTATTTTCGTCGGCATGGAAATAACACATCTTCGACCGGTATATATCGTGCTGATTTCTATCAAGAGCTTGAGCGATTCATGCTTAAGCTTTGCAGCACGTGGGAGGTGTTGGATGAAACGTTGCGAAAATTCTACGAGAACATGCTTGGGCAATTTACATGGCTCGAGCTTGATAAGAAATTTGGACCTCTCGATGGCCTGCTGAATCACGCGAAGCTACGTCGCCAAAAGCGGATCAAGAATCACGTCTTGATTGCGTCATACGGTTTTGTGCCGGGCGGCGGCGAGCTTTTTCCGATAAATTTGGCGAATAGTCTCTTTGATTTAGGATGGAACGTATCGTTCGTTTGCTTTGAATTGAGCCATGTAAATCCTGAACTTAGATCTGCACTGAACCCCTCGATCCCGGTCTACAGTAAAGAGGTCATACAAAAATATGGTGTCGACCGGTTCTTGAGGGAGGCTGGAGTTACTCTGGTCCATTCTCATAATGTGGGTTCCGAAATTCATTTCTTCGAACAGTGGAATATGCAGGGGGGTGTACCCTACCTCGTGACCCTGCACGGTTCCTATGAAGCGTCGGATCTGGAACGCGAGAGACTTGCTGAGCTGGCGGCCAAGGTCGATCATTTCGTCTACACGGCGGAAAGAAATCGTACATTCCTCAGGGAATTGCAGGTACCGGCGAGCAGGTTTCAGAAGCTGCCCAATGCCATGCCGCTCGATGAACGACCCTTTCCGGAGACGCGCGCCGAACTCGGCATCCGCGAGGATGCCGTCGTCTTCACTTTTGTTGCTCGCGGCATTCCGTCCAAGGGGTGGGAGCCGTGCATCAAGGCGTTCCAGAGCGTGCGTAAGGCGCATGCGGGTCGATCGCTGCATCTTTTGCTCTGCGGTGATGGCGAGGAACATGAGCGACTGGCCCCCCTGTACGGAGCCGATCCAGACATCACTTTTCTCGGGTATCAATCGCACATCGCCGGCCTGTACCGACTGAGTGACGTCGCGGTCGTTCCCACGCGGTTCCCCGGTGAATCGTTCCCTCTTTGCATCATTCAAGCACTTCAGTGTGGCCGCCCCGTTGTCGCCAGCGACGTTGGGGAGATCAGCAACATGGTTTCTCCCGAAGGGCAGGATGCTGCAGGAGTTGTTATCCCCGCAGATGCTGACGATCAGCGCTTCGTTGCCGTCCTGGCAGACGCGATGCAGGCGATGATTGATGATGCTCAACGTGCCCGTTATTCAGACGCGGCAAAGCATTTGGGCAGCAGTTACGACATGGTCGCATTGGCTCGTGAATATGCCAATACCTATCAAAATCTTGTCGCTGAGCACCGGACAGGTCCGGCAGAAATCAGTAGAAGCGACTGA
- a CDS encoding GtrA family protein — MTSRFLLFLVAGAIAATVNIVARILLNYVVPFEVAVALAFPIALTVGFFLNRHYVFDADTGAVGGQYARFLMVNLVALGHVWVISVGLAGWVLPAIGYDYHRELVAHAIGVASPIFTSYFLHKFFTFRTRRI, encoded by the coding sequence GTGACGTCACGCTTCCTGTTGTTTCTTGTGGCCGGCGCGATAGCCGCGACCGTCAATATCGTTGCTCGCATCCTCCTGAATTATGTCGTTCCTTTTGAGGTCGCCGTCGCACTTGCCTTCCCGATAGCCCTCACTGTCGGGTTCTTTCTCAATCGGCATTATGTTTTCGATGCGGATACTGGAGCCGTCGGGGGACAGTATGCCCGCTTCCTCATGGTGAACCTCGTCGCTCTCGGCCACGTGTGGGTGATCAGCGTGGGCCTCGCCGGCTGGGTGCTGCCAGCGATCGGATACGACTACCATCGCGAACTCGTCGCGCACGCCATAGGCGTCGCCAGCCCCATCTTCACCAGTTATTTCCTGCACAAGTTTTTCACGTTCCGCACGAGGCGGATCTGA
- a CDS encoding rhamnan synthesis F family protein, with product MRGIFRKLMASRLGRSSFVSRYLVPRLLGERDPRDPRDVVLVLLHEASRTGAPILGWNIIRDLVGRYQVICVPFGGGEIEADLRSAATFTTAALLWLRRKPRSADAIAHALVANYRPLYVIANSVETHSLVPHFARAGVPVVALFHEFAAYTRPLSKLEDVFGWADEVVFSSQMTIESAATYYQGLERRAGVHLIPQGRSEIPVPKGSAAAERRPPAPLRPKGREEAFVVLGAGSVHLRKGVELFVATAAAARRLRPDLPLLFVWIGDGFDPQRELGYSIYLDEQIKRSDLGDSLIMRPPVDDLDALYPQADLFLLSSRLDPQPNVAIDAMTFGVPVLCFEGAAGTAEILASDPATSQLVIPHLDAHAAAVAICRLASEGSELVELKTSVQRLAQATFDMPTYIERLDALGRAAAARRNTRDAELIAAADALDPSFVLAPGEETASRAELAQTALIRWRLWGGSTVELAHANRPRPYRRACAGFHPGIYALAHEDACLANGRDPLAHWIENGRPAGAWSRRVYSPLPAARGDAGRAAGLRTALHGHFHYPELVDDLLARLAANQSRPHLILTCDTEAKADQLRSALAAYQGPSQVRLMPNRGRDIGPLLTGLADVISSGDYDVIGHVHGKRSHSTDAQMGERWRDFLFENLVGGRFAMVDTAIAAFAEDASLGLLMAEDPHVVGWNANLELAQTLARRMGIDQPLPMQFDFPLGTMFWARPAALKPLLDLHLTVEDYPEEPAPDDGTLLHALERLIPFAARQTGLSVAGLRVANTTW from the coding sequence GTGCGCGGCATCTTTCGCAAGCTGATGGCCTCTCGCCTCGGGCGATCAAGCTTCGTTTCGCGCTACCTGGTTCCTCGCCTGCTCGGTGAGCGCGACCCGCGCGATCCGCGCGATGTCGTGCTCGTGCTGTTGCACGAAGCCTCACGAACAGGCGCTCCGATCCTCGGCTGGAACATCATCCGCGATCTCGTCGGCCGTTATCAGGTCATTTGTGTGCCGTTCGGCGGGGGCGAGATCGAGGCCGACTTGCGCAGTGCTGCCACCTTCACGACGGCGGCTCTCCTCTGGTTGCGGCGCAAGCCGCGAAGTGCGGATGCCATCGCGCACGCTCTCGTGGCGAATTACCGCCCGCTCTATGTCATTGCGAACAGTGTCGAGACCCACTCTCTCGTGCCGCATTTCGCGCGCGCCGGCGTCCCTGTGGTGGCACTCTTCCACGAGTTCGCCGCCTATACGCGTCCGCTCTCCAAGCTTGAGGACGTGTTCGGGTGGGCGGATGAGGTCGTGTTCTCCTCGCAGATGACCATTGAATCGGCCGCCACCTACTATCAGGGGCTCGAACGACGCGCGGGCGTGCACCTCATTCCGCAAGGACGGTCGGAGATCCCCGTCCCAAAAGGGAGTGCCGCCGCGGAACGGCGCCCGCCGGCGCCACTGCGACCGAAAGGTCGCGAGGAAGCGTTTGTCGTGCTCGGCGCGGGCTCGGTTCACCTGCGAAAGGGCGTCGAACTCTTCGTCGCGACCGCCGCCGCGGCGCGCCGCCTGCGGCCTGACCTTCCTTTGCTGTTCGTCTGGATTGGCGACGGGTTCGACCCGCAGCGGGAGCTCGGCTACTCGATCTATCTCGATGAGCAGATCAAGCGATCCGACCTCGGCGACAGCCTCATCATGCGCCCTCCGGTCGATGATCTCGACGCTCTCTACCCGCAGGCCGATCTGTTTCTGCTCAGTTCGCGCCTGGACCCGCAGCCGAACGTCGCCATTGATGCGATGACCTTTGGCGTACCGGTCTTGTGCTTCGAAGGCGCTGCCGGCACGGCGGAAATCCTTGCTTCCGATCCCGCCACCAGCCAGCTGGTAATCCCCCACCTCGATGCGCACGCTGCGGCGGTGGCCATTTGTCGGCTGGCCAGTGAAGGCAGCGAACTGGTCGAGCTGAAGACGTCGGTGCAGCGCCTCGCCCAGGCAACGTTCGATATGCCGACCTATATCGAGCGTCTCGACGCGTTGGGGCGGGCCGCGGCGGCGCGCCGTAACACACGCGATGCGGAATTGATCGCGGCGGCGGATGCGCTCGATCCGTCCTTCGTCCTTGCGCCCGGTGAAGAGACAGCCAGCCGCGCCGAACTGGCCCAGACAGCGTTGATCCGCTGGCGGCTGTGGGGTGGATCGACCGTGGAACTCGCACATGCCAATCGGCCCCGACCCTACCGGCGTGCCTGTGCGGGCTTCCATCCGGGGATTTATGCGCTTGCTCACGAGGACGCGTGTCTCGCCAATGGACGCGATCCCCTGGCGCACTGGATCGAGAACGGGCGGCCCGCTGGTGCGTGGTCGCGGCGCGTCTATTCGCCCCTTCCAGCTGCCCGTGGCGACGCCGGCCGCGCTGCAGGGCTAAGAACCGCTCTCCACGGCCATTTCCACTATCCTGAGCTGGTTGACGATCTGCTGGCGCGCCTGGCGGCGAACCAGAGCCGGCCGCACCTCATTCTGACCTGCGACACGGAGGCGAAGGCCGACCAATTGCGTTCGGCGCTCGCCGCCTATCAAGGGCCGTCGCAGGTTCGGCTTATGCCGAACCGCGGGCGCGACATCGGCCCGCTGCTCACGGGGCTCGCGGACGTCATTTCCAGCGGGGACTATGACGTGATCGGTCACGTGCATGGCAAGCGCAGTCACTCTACCGACGCCCAGATGGGCGAGCGCTGGCGCGACTTTTTGTTCGAGAATCTGGTGGGTGGGCGCTTCGCCATGGTCGACACGGCGATCGCCGCCTTCGCCGAGGATGCATCGCTCGGCCTGCTGATGGCTGAAGACCCGCATGTGGTGGGCTGGAACGCGAATCTGGAGCTTGCCCAGACGCTCGCGCGACGCATGGGCATTGATCAGCCTTTGCCCATGCAGTTCGATTTTCCCCTGGGCACCATGTTCTGGGCGCGCCCGGCGGCATTGAAGCCTCTGCTGGATCTTCATCTGACCGTTGAGGACTACCCCGAAGAACCGGCGCCTGACGACGGCACCCTTCTTCATGCGCTCGAGCGGCTGATCCCATTTGCCGCTCGCCAGACCGGGCTCAGCGTCGCGGGCCTGCGCGTGGCAAATACCACGTGGTAA